Proteins encoded together in one Chloroflexota bacterium window:
- the secG gene encoding preprotein translocase subunit SecG: protein MQTYLNIAQIVLAVTLILIILLQVRGGGLGGIFGQPDTVYRTKRGLEKTMFQLTIALAVLFIIIAIISLRLT, encoded by the coding sequence ATGCAGACCTACTTAAATATAGCGCAGATAGTGCTGGCAGTAACCCTGATACTGATTATTCTTTTGCAGGTTAGAGGTGGTGGACTGGGGGGCATCTTCGGTCAGCCCGATACGGTATACCGGACGAAGCGGGGCCTGGAAAAGACGATGTTTCAGCTCACCATTGCCCTGGCCGTCCTTTTTATCATCATCGCCATAATCTCGCTCCGGCTCACCTGA
- a CDS encoding SAM-dependent chlorinase/fluorinase, protein MNAIITLTTDFGLTDAYVAAMKGVILGINPKANIIDICHAIAPQNISQAAFVLNTAYKFFPERTVHVVVVDPGVGTGRRAIILRTPQFDFIAPDNGVLSYVIEPFLKQWPGPEQGQVTLPPELKAVSITKPEFWRTPVSPTFHGRDIFAPIAARLSLGASPETFGEVMNSVTVLPETRPHQESADTLLGRIVHIDNFGNLITNFKHEDLPQKPFAVEVSNRSISGLSRTYAEGEELLALIGSSGYLEIAVKGGSALDFLGVAVGGEVRIKLGKR, encoded by the coding sequence ATGAACGCCATCATCACCCTGACCACTGATTTTGGCTTGACCGACGCTTATGTGGCGGCGATGAAGGGTGTAATTCTCGGAATCAACCCCAAGGCTAACATCATCGATATATGCCATGCTATAGCGCCGCAAAACATATCTCAGGCGGCTTTCGTTCTGAACACGGCTTATAAGTTTTTTCCCGAACGCACCGTACACGTGGTCGTGGTTGACCCTGGGGTGGGGACGGGGCGGAGGGCGATTATACTGCGCACACCTCAATTCGACTTCATTGCGCCGGATAACGGCGTGTTGAGCTACGTAATAGAGCCGTTTTTAAAGCAGTGGCCAGGTCCTGAGCAGGGGCAGGTTACGCTTCCCCCCGAATTAAAAGCAGTATCGATTACAAAGCCGGAGTTCTGGCGTACACCAGTAAGCCCAACGTTTCATGGTCGTGACATCTTTGCCCCGATTGCTGCCCGGCTTTCACTGGGGGCATCGCCAGAAACATTTGGCGAGGTCATGAATTCCGTTACGGTATTGCCGGAAACTCGACCGCATCAGGAATCGGCGGATACACTATTGGGGCGAATCGTGCACATAGACAATTTCGGCAATCTGATAACCAATTTCAAACATGAAGACCTGCCACAAAAGCCTTTCGCCGTTGAGGTAAGCAATCGCTCCATTTCGGGGCTGAGCCGGACTTATGCGGAAGGTGAAGAGTTGCTGGCGCTCATCGGAAGCAGCGGCTATCTTGAAATTGCCGTGAAGGGAGGCAGCGCCCTTGATTTTCTGGGCGTTGCAGTGGGTGGTGAAGTCAGGATAAAGCTGGGGAAAAGGTAA